The following coding sequences lie in one Actinomycetes bacterium genomic window:
- the rplS gene encoding 50S ribosomal protein L19 — protein sequence MNTLDPVDAASLRSDIPDFRPGDTLKVHVRVVEGNKSRIQVFQGVVIRRQGSGVRETFTVRKVSYGVGVERTFPVHTPVIAQIEVVSRGDVRRAKLYYLRDLRGKAAKIKEKRETPTAR from the coding sequence ATGAACACCCTCGACCCCGTCGACGCCGCCTCGCTGCGCAGCGACATCCCGGACTTCCGACCCGGGGACACCCTCAAGGTCCACGTCCGGGTCGTCGAGGGCAACAAGTCCCGCATCCAGGTCTTCCAGGGCGTGGTCATCCGCCGTCAAGGATCGGGGGTCCGGGAGACCTTCACGGTCCGCAAGGTGAGCTACGGCGTGGGCGTCGAGCGCACCTTCCCGGTGCACACCCCGGTGATCGCGCAGATCGAGGTGGTCAGCCGGGGCGACGTCCGGCGCGCGAAGCTGTACTACCTGCGCGACTTGCGCGGCAAGGCTGCCAAGATCAAGGAGAAGCGGGAGACGCCGACGGCCCGGTAG
- the lepB gene encoding signal peptidase I, which yields MTEQATTDAPQHAHRSPWAAMREGVVLVALALALAVLIRSFLVQAFFVPSESMEPTLDVNDRILVSKITTDVHGVKRGQVVVFKDPGGWLEPQPDTSPTWQRTLRNAMTFIGLLPADRGDDLVKRVIGVGGDHVVCCDAQGRITVNGKPLDEPYIAKGAAPSDTRFDVHVPPGHLWVMGDNRPFSEDSRPHEQQRPGGGMVPVGDVVGRVVLIVYPISRWATVPVPATFHDIPPGSS from the coding sequence ATGACCGAGCAGGCGACGACCGACGCGCCGCAGCACGCGCACCGCAGCCCCTGGGCGGCCATGCGCGAGGGCGTCGTGCTCGTCGCACTGGCGCTCGCCCTCGCAGTGCTCATCCGCTCCTTCCTCGTGCAGGCGTTCTTCGTGCCCTCCGAGTCGATGGAGCCCACCCTCGACGTCAACGACCGGATCCTCGTCAGCAAGATCACGACAGACGTCCACGGGGTGAAGCGTGGGCAGGTCGTCGTGTTCAAGGACCCCGGTGGGTGGCTGGAGCCACAGCCGGACACCTCGCCGACGTGGCAGCGCACTCTGCGCAACGCGATGACCTTCATCGGCCTCCTCCCCGCCGACCGCGGCGACGACCTCGTCAAGCGGGTGATCGGGGTGGGCGGCGACCATGTCGTGTGCTGCGACGCGCAGGGCCGCATCACCGTCAACGGCAAGCCGCTCGACGAGCCGTACATCGCCAAGGGGGCGGCACCCAGCGACACCCGCTTCGACGTGCACGTCCCGCCGGGCCACCTCTGGGTGATGGGGGACAACCGGCCCTTCAGCGAGGACTCCCGGCCCCACGAGCAGCAGCGCCCCGGCGGGGGCATGGTCCCGGTGGGCGACGTCGTGGGGCGCGTCGTCCTCATCGTGTACCCGATCTCTCGGTGGGCGACGGTGCCCGTCCCGGCCACCTTCCACGACATCCCGCCCGGTAGCTCCTGA